A genomic region of Fodinisporobacter ferrooxydans contains the following coding sequences:
- the flhB gene encoding flagellar biosynthesis protein FlhB, producing the protein MNWHLQQFAGEKTEKATPKRRQEARDKGQIPRSQDLNQAVGLLLAIIGLKIFAFDMFGHITEWLKNRLGYVYHTDLTALDLQNLFIQSSKAMAVVVLPILAILFIGGMAVSYYQLRGFFSLQLLVPDFNRLNPISGIRKFFSLRSTLEAVKALLKIVIIAGIPYSSFQSAASHFSEWADISPIDMISVIGNLTYQIVLKIAVVLLILSIFDYIYQKYEFEKSIRMSKQDIKDERKNAEGDPAIKQKIRQRGYQLVLRRMMQEVPKADVVITNPTHFAVALQYEAGMHAPVVLAKGVDELAQRMKQIARDHDVAIVENRLLARTIYHTVELGQEIPGELFQAVAEVLAYVYRLRKKA; encoded by the coding sequence ATGAATTGGCATCTGCAACAATTTGCCGGGGAAAAAACAGAAAAGGCAACGCCGAAGCGAAGACAAGAAGCCCGTGATAAAGGACAAATCCCCCGCAGTCAAGATTTGAATCAAGCGGTTGGATTGCTGTTGGCTATCATTGGTTTGAAAATTTTTGCATTCGATATGTTCGGACATATCACCGAGTGGTTAAAAAATCGTTTGGGATATGTGTATCACACGGACTTGACTGCTTTGGATTTGCAAAATCTTTTTATTCAGTCCAGCAAAGCAATGGCGGTTGTGGTTCTGCCAATCCTCGCCATATTATTCATCGGCGGCATGGCTGTTTCGTATTATCAGCTCCGTGGTTTTTTTTCATTGCAATTGCTGGTTCCGGATTTCAATCGTTTAAATCCCATCAGCGGGATTCGTAAATTTTTTTCACTTCGTTCCACATTGGAAGCTGTAAAAGCTTTATTAAAAATCGTCATTATTGCAGGAATTCCTTACAGTTCGTTTCAGAGTGCCGCGTCCCATTTCAGTGAATGGGCTGATATATCGCCGATCGACATGATTTCTGTCATCGGGAATTTAACGTATCAAATCGTTTTGAAAATTGCAGTTGTGTTACTGATATTGTCAATCTTTGATTATATCTATCAAAAATATGAATTTGAAAAAAGCATTCGGATGTCGAAACAGGACATAAAAGACGAACGAAAAAATGCAGAGGGAGATCCGGCAATCAAGCAAAAAATTCGCCAGCGAGGATATCAGCTCGTATTGAGACGGATGATGCAGGAAGTGCCGAAAGCAGATGTTGTGATTACAAACCCGACGCACTTTGCGGTAGCGCTGCAATATGAAGCAGGCATGCATGCGCCCGTTGTATTGGCGAAGGGCGTTGACGAGTTGGCACAACGGATGAAGCAAATTGCCCGCGATCACGATGTCGCAATTGTGGAAAATCGCTTGTTAGCCCGTACAATTTATCACACAGTTGAGCTTGGGCAGGAGATTCCAGGAGAATTGTTCCAAGCAGTTGCTGAAGTATTGGCATATGTCTACCGTTTGCGTAAAAAGGCGTAA
- the flhA gene encoding flagellar biosynthesis protein FlhA, translating into MKSRSAELTIILAVLSIISMMVIPIPTPLLDVLLIVNIGVSFMILLVAMNTTEALHFSVFPSLLLLTTLFRLALNVSSTRAILSTGNAGTVIHTFGSFVIGDNAVVGFVVFLILAIIQYLIITRGAERVAEVAARFTLDAMPGKQISIDADLNAGLINEKEARERRETIEKEADFFGAMDGAMKFVKGDAVASMIIVAINIIGGFIIGMAMNGDSLTTALQNYTILSVGDGLVSQLPALLISTSSGLIVTRSASGGTLGDELTRQLFSFPRFMYIVAGVLTLFGILTPIGPIRTLPVAALLAYGGYRMTQNLKTTEMQASKKEVAAEEAEVRSPESVMSFIQVDPIEFEFGYALIPLADSKQGGDLLDRVIMIRRQCALELGIVVPVIRIRDNIQLKPNQYSIKIRGNEVSNGELLLDHYLAMSPGIDDPAVTGIPTTEPAFGLPALWIHGNVRERAELAGYTVVDPPSVVATHLTEVIKRHAHELLGRQETKALVDSIKPTHPTLLDELIPGLLSIGDIQKVLGNLLREKVSIRDLVTILETLADYAAITKDHALLTEYVRQSLARQISQQYCVKGQVLPVITLSAAVEKRLADAIQHSEQGAYLALDPRVSQQVYHALNEQIGRLTTLGQQPVVITSPAVRLHFRRMIERVLPDVPVLSYNELDAAIEIQSSGMVSI; encoded by the coding sequence ATGAAATCTCGTTCTGCCGAATTGACCATTATACTTGCAGTGCTAAGCATTATTTCTATGATGGTTATTCCCATTCCAACGCCTTTGCTTGATGTGTTGTTGATTGTGAATATCGGTGTTTCTTTTATGATTTTGCTTGTCGCGATGAACACGACGGAAGCGTTGCACTTCTCTGTGTTTCCGTCTTTATTGCTATTGACTACGTTGTTTCGGCTTGCGCTAAATGTGTCGTCCACGCGGGCGATTTTGTCTACGGGCAACGCAGGCACAGTGATTCATACGTTTGGAAGTTTTGTCATAGGAGATAACGCTGTCGTCGGGTTCGTCGTCTTTTTGATTCTTGCCATTATACAGTATCTGATTATTACACGGGGAGCGGAGCGGGTGGCGGAAGTTGCCGCACGATTCACTTTGGATGCGATGCCCGGGAAGCAGATCAGTATTGATGCAGATCTGAACGCAGGTCTGATTAATGAAAAAGAAGCAAGAGAACGGCGGGAAACGATTGAAAAAGAAGCGGATTTCTTTGGCGCCATGGATGGTGCGATGAAATTTGTCAAAGGTGACGCCGTTGCATCGATGATTATTGTCGCCATTAATATTATCGGCGGCTTTATTATCGGCATGGCGATGAATGGAGATTCTTTGACAACCGCTTTGCAAAATTACACGATCCTCTCTGTTGGCGACGGTTTGGTCAGTCAGCTTCCAGCTCTGTTGATTTCTACGTCATCCGGTTTAATTGTGACTCGCTCTGCCTCAGGTGGTACGCTTGGCGATGAACTGACGCGCCAATTGTTCAGTTTTCCCAGGTTCATGTATATTGTAGCCGGTGTGTTGACATTGTTTGGGATCCTGACGCCAATCGGCCCGATCCGAACATTGCCTGTTGCAGCACTTTTGGCATATGGCGGCTATCGCATGACGCAAAATTTAAAAACGACGGAAATGCAAGCGTCTAAAAAAGAAGTTGCTGCAGAAGAAGCGGAAGTGCGTTCTCCAGAAAGTGTCATGTCGTTCATTCAGGTTGATCCCATTGAATTTGAATTTGGGTATGCGTTAATCCCGTTAGCCGATTCCAAACAAGGTGGCGACTTGCTTGACCGTGTGATCATGATTCGCCGACAATGCGCGCTGGAATTGGGAATTGTCGTGCCAGTGATTCGAATCCGTGATAATATTCAATTAAAGCCGAATCAGTATTCGATCAAGATTCGGGGAAATGAAGTATCGAACGGTGAATTGCTTCTCGATCATTATTTGGCGATGAGTCCGGGTATAGATGACCCGGCAGTAACAGGGATTCCTACAACGGAGCCTGCATTCGGTCTGCCTGCTCTCTGGATTCATGGAAATGTTCGTGAACGAGCGGAATTGGCAGGGTATACAGTTGTGGATCCACCTTCTGTTGTTGCCACGCATTTGACGGAAGTCATCAAGCGGCATGCACATGAATTGCTTGGAAGACAAGAGACAAAAGCTTTGGTCGACTCGATCAAGCCGACACATCCGACATTATTGGACGAGCTTATACCTGGTTTGCTAAGTATTGGAGATATTCAGAAAGTGTTAGGCAATTTATTGCGGGAAAAAGTATCCATTCGCGATCTTGTTACCATTTTAGAAACACTTGCAGACTATGCAGCGATTACGAAAGATCATGCGTTATTGACAGAATATGTCCGACAATCCCTGGCTAGGCAGATCAGTCAGCAGTATTGCGTAAAAGGCCAGGTATTACCGGTCATTACGTTATCTGCCGCCGTTGAAAAACGGTTGGCCGATGCCATTCAACATAGTGAGCAGGGTGCTTACCTCGCCCTTGATCCAAGAGTTTCCCAACAAGTGTATCATGCCTTGAATGAGCAAATCGGGCGGCTTACGACACTTGGCCAACAACCTGTTGTGATTACTTCGCCAGCCGTTCGTCTGCATTTCCGGCGAATGATTGAACGGGTTTTGCCAGATGTACCTGTCTTGTCCTATAACGAATTAGATGCGGCGATTGAAATCCAGTCTTCCGGGATGGTGAGTATTTAA
- the flhF gene encoding flagellar biosynthesis protein FlhF: MLVKRYIVKEVPEALSQIRQDLGADAMILSTKKIQTKGFLGLFSRIKIEVIAAASDSFERATPKQSPQSVRVREDQAASPLKTQGIGTTTLLADKSDDLPNVGIRTYSRETLHENRMKMEEKKQQHTSISLQQTHEQDVMGELKALKKLVSRITETNQSQLPKPLLAIRQILLQQEILAERVNEMIANVLEEADQTWDLKTYRWKTEQILLDEMSVWTKDATIEASTRVAAFAGATGVGKTTTIAKIAAEQVLKYRKKIALITTDTYRIAAVEQLRTYANILNIPIEVAYTPDDYKKALQTFQTCDLILVDTAGRNYHEQKFIKEIQDFFAVERPQELYLVLSSTSKMADVQKMIQNFSDLEIDKYLFTKLDETTSYGAIYNVLRSQKKPFTYVTDGQNVPDDLSVLTHAKLANLLIGENSYV, encoded by the coding sequence ATGTTAGTGAAACGATATATTGTAAAAGAGGTTCCAGAAGCGTTATCCCAGATTCGTCAAGATCTTGGAGCAGACGCGATGATACTAAGTACAAAAAAAATTCAAACAAAAGGTTTTTTGGGCCTGTTTAGCCGTATTAAAATTGAAGTGATTGCCGCGGCATCCGATTCATTCGAACGAGCCACGCCCAAACAATCGCCACAGTCCGTTCGCGTCCGGGAAGATCAGGCAGCATCTCCATTGAAAACACAAGGGATTGGTACAACAACATTGCTGGCAGACAAATCGGATGATCTGCCGAATGTGGGAATTCGTACATATTCCCGTGAAACCCTCCATGAAAACCGGATGAAAATGGAAGAAAAAAAACAGCAGCACACTTCGATTTCTTTACAGCAAACACATGAACAAGATGTGATGGGGGAACTGAAAGCATTAAAAAAACTTGTCAGCCGCATTACGGAAACCAATCAAAGCCAACTCCCGAAACCTTTGCTTGCGATTCGCCAAATCTTGCTGCAGCAAGAGATTCTTGCAGAACGGGTCAATGAAATGATTGCAAACGTATTGGAAGAGGCAGACCAAACATGGGATTTGAAAACATACCGCTGGAAAACAGAGCAAATATTGCTCGATGAGATGAGCGTGTGGACAAAAGATGCGACAATTGAAGCAAGTACACGGGTTGCCGCTTTCGCTGGCGCCACAGGCGTCGGTAAAACGACGACAATTGCGAAAATCGCAGCAGAACAAGTTCTCAAATATCGGAAAAAAATTGCGCTCATAACGACAGATACGTATCGAATCGCTGCTGTCGAGCAATTGCGAACGTATGCCAATATATTAAATATTCCAATTGAAGTCGCGTATACGCCGGACGATTATAAGAAAGCGTTGCAAACGTTTCAAACATGCGATTTGATTTTAGTCGATACAGCAGGCCGAAATTATCATGAACAAAAATTCATAAAAGAAATTCAGGATTTTTTTGCAGTGGAACGTCCGCAAGAACTTTATCTCGTGTTATCGTCTACCAGTAAAATGGCAGATGTTCAAAAAATGATACAAAATTTTTCGGATTTGGAAATTGATAAATATCTGTTTACAAAACTTGATGAAACGACAAGTTACGGCGCCATCTACAATGTGTTGCGATCGCAGAAAAAACCGTTTACATATGTGACAGACGGCCAAAATGTTCCAGATGATTTGTCCGTTTTGACACATGCAAAACTTGCAAATTTGTTGATAGGTGAGAATTCCTATGTTTGA
- a CDS encoding MinD/ParA family protein, producing the protein MFDQAEHLRLLTKQEQKLPLQAPKLLMISSGKGGVGKSNLSLNFALALQQIGHRVLLIDADIGFANIDVLMGIRSTHHFLQMAQSDLSIFDVMNTGPLGLKFIAGGSGFSEISYLTADQIQVLINQMSMLENQFDYIVIDTGAGIQEYTLKMASIADDLLIVTTPEPTAITDAYALIKVLVGRIQAPAIRLVVNRVASLVEGKEAADKVVLVAKKFLNTQIQVLGYIYDDPNVQRAVMKQQPLLLFQPNSTAAKCMQQLIRNYATGEPKEPIRRMSGNSFINKMMRLFSK; encoded by the coding sequence ATGTTTGATCAGGCAGAGCATCTTCGATTGTTAACCAAACAAGAACAAAAACTACCGTTGCAAGCCCCAAAGCTTCTGATGATATCAAGTGGAAAAGGGGGCGTTGGGAAATCGAATCTGTCTTTAAATTTTGCTTTGGCATTACAACAGATCGGCCATCGAGTATTATTGATCGATGCTGATATTGGATTTGCGAATATTGATGTGTTGATGGGAATTCGCAGCACACATCATTTTTTACAAATGGCACAGTCGGATTTATCCATTTTCGATGTGATGAACACAGGACCGCTTGGCTTGAAGTTTATCGCAGGAGGTTCCGGTTTTTCTGAGATATCGTATTTAACGGCTGATCAGATTCAAGTGTTGATCAACCAAATGTCAATGTTGGAAAACCAATTTGATTATATTGTCATCGACACGGGTGCAGGTATTCAGGAGTATACGTTAAAGATGGCTTCCATCGCAGATGATTTGTTGATTGTGACGACTCCGGAACCGACGGCGATTACGGATGCCTATGCATTGATTAAAGTACTCGTAGGGCGAATTCAAGCGCCTGCGATCCGATTGGTGGTCAATCGGGTGGCAAGTTTGGTAGAAGGCAAGGAAGCTGCCGATAAAGTTGTATTGGTTGCGAAAAAATTTTTAAATACACAAATCCAGGTATTGGGTTATATTTATGATGACCCGAACGTTCAACGGGCAGTCATGAAGCAACAGCCTTTATTGCTTTTTCAACCGAACTCGACGGCCGCCAAATGTATGCAGCAGTTGATTCGGAATTATGCGACAGGAGAGCCTAAAGAGCCTATCAGAAGGATGTCAGGCAATAGTTTCATAAATAAAATGATGCGATTGTTTAGTAAATAA
- a CDS encoding protein-glutamate methylesterase/protein-glutamine glutaminase, translated as MQPIRVLVVDDSAFMRKYITDILQQDPGIQVARTARNGKEALAFISAIQPDVITLDIEMPVMDGISTLKQLVQTSKIPVIMLSSLTQDGADKTIESLEIGAFDFVGKPSGTISLDLDKVGEHLRARVKAAVSSKRIKVQTGYIDAAQAAPLQQQKKEAKTTAQKNPDIIAIGASTGGPRALQVVLTHLPADVPPVVIVQHMPPGFTKSLATRLNQLCKVRVSEVVDGELLRSGHAYIAPGGYQFRVEHRAGQMFAKVNADAPVNGHRPSVDVLFESLAGIPSICVYAAILTGMGSDGAIGIANIKRRGGFTIAEAEESCIVFGMPRAAIAKGGIDVVVPLSRVAAELINYREPL; from the coding sequence ATGCAACCCATACGAGTACTTGTCGTTGATGATTCTGCTTTTATGAGAAAGTACATTACAGATATTTTACAGCAAGATCCGGGTATACAAGTTGCAAGAACTGCCAGAAACGGCAAGGAAGCTTTGGCTTTCATTTCTGCGATCCAACCGGATGTGATCACATTAGATATTGAGATGCCGGTCATGGATGGTATTTCTACATTAAAGCAGCTTGTGCAAACAAGCAAAATTCCTGTCATCATGTTAAGTTCGCTTACTCAGGATGGCGCTGATAAAACAATAGAATCGCTGGAAATCGGCGCTTTTGATTTTGTCGGAAAACCGTCCGGTACGATCTCGCTGGATTTGGATAAAGTTGGTGAACATTTACGGGCAAGAGTAAAGGCGGCCGTTTCCAGCAAACGCATAAAAGTACAAACCGGGTACATAGATGCTGCACAAGCTGCACCGCTTCAGCAACAAAAGAAAGAAGCAAAAACAACTGCACAAAAAAACCCGGATATCATCGCTATCGGCGCTTCGACTGGCGGACCGCGGGCGCTTCAAGTCGTGCTGACGCATTTACCGGCGGATGTGCCGCCTGTTGTGATCGTTCAACATATGCCTCCTGGTTTTACCAAATCATTGGCGACCCGCTTAAATCAGTTATGCAAAGTACGCGTTTCGGAAGTTGTGGATGGGGAACTGTTGCGTTCCGGTCATGCGTATATTGCGCCAGGCGGGTATCAATTTCGCGTTGAGCATCGAGCTGGCCAGATGTTTGCGAAAGTGAATGCAGATGCTCCTGTCAACGGCCACCGGCCATCTGTAGACGTATTGTTTGAATCGTTGGCAGGGATCCCTTCGATTTGTGTATATGCGGCAATTTTAACGGGTATGGGAAGTGATGGAGCAATCGGCATCGCGAATATCAAGCGCCGAGGAGGATTTACCATCGCAGAGGCAGAAGAAAGTTGCATCGTCTTCGGAATGCCTCGAGCAGCAATCGCAAAAGGCGGTATCGATGTGGTTGTGCCATTGTCGAGAGTTGCTGCAGAATTGATCAATTACCGGGAACCATTATAG